A single Cucumis melo cultivar AY chromosome 4, USDA_Cmelo_AY_1.0, whole genome shotgun sequence DNA region contains:
- the LOC103486917 gene encoding cyclic dof factor 2-like, producing MTSSTTTQDVISPPHFKDLAIKLFGRTIPLPESQISAAPLHNPDACNNLKKAEQSVSGAEDSCPSERSSVLVGDNEENQASNVMSNKGESELPLKEEQADGNGTDQERAFKKPDKIIPCPRCNSLETKFCYFNNYNVNQPRHFCKNCQRYWTAGGTMRNVPIGAGRRRNKQLASQYRQIIVSSEGVATARLETSDATNHHHLLSSVESPPALRPSNGSSTVLKFGPEAPLCESMETVLSLGDQKRSIEIGSAYCGDSPEEPSSCGSSMTTTSICGNELSKSVIERPEAVRLSNSSSDITASNTVHCYPRSAIGFSIESGRKQPNFISNDTKFR from the exons ATGACCAGTTCTACTACTACACAGGATGTCATTTCCCCCCCACATTTCAAGGATCTCGCCATTAAACTCTTCGGCCGGACCATCCCTTTGCCGGAATCCCAGATTTCCGCCGCCCCTCTTCATAATCCG GATGCTTGCAACAATTTGAAAAAAGCTGAGCAGTCAGTCTCGGGTGCAGAAGACTCTTGCCCGTCAGAGAGGTCTTCGGTATTGGTGGGGGATAATGAAGAAAACCAAGCTTCGAACGTGATGTCGAACAAGGGAGAATCGGAACTACCTTTGAAAGAAGAGCAGGCGGATGGTAATGGCACGGATCAAGAAAGAGCATTTAAAAAGCCAGACAAAATCATTCCTTGTCCTAGATGTAATAGTTTGGAAACAAAATTCTGTTACTTCAACAACTACAATGTCAATCAACCTAGGCATTTCTGCAAGAACTGCCAAAGATATTGGACTGCTGGTGGGACGATGAGAAACGTTCCTATCGGTGCTGGACGACGAAGAAACAAGCAGTTGGCATCTCAATACCGACAGATAATAGTATCCTCCGAGGGAGTTGCTACAGCGCGTTTGGAAACTTCGGATGCAACAAATCACCATCATCTACTCTCAAGCGTTGAGTCTCCTCCTGCTTTGAGGCCTTCTAATGGAAGTAGTACTGTCCTAAAGTTTGGACCTGAAGCACCACTTTGCGAATCGATGGAGACTGTGCTGAGTCTTGGAGATCAGAAGAGATCCATTGAGATTGGCTCTGCATATTGTGGAGACAGTCCTGAAGAACCATCCTCGTGCGGATCTTCCATGACAACTACTAGTATTTGTGGAAACGAATTGTCTAAAAGTGTCATCGAGAGGCCAGAGGCAGTTAGATTGTCCAACTCTAGTAGTGATATCACAGCATCAAATACGGTTCATTGTTACCCCCGTTCCGCAATTGGTTTTTCCATTGAATCAGGGCGGAAGCAGCCTAATTTCATCAGCAATGACACAAAGTTCAGATAG
- the LOC127148987 gene encoding cyclic dof factor 3-like, with amino-acid sequence MLAVPGFCTPSLPLQFVPASCWGCTPVWTSTGTGNLTVVPSDVCASQTSTCPTSSSPTLGKHLRDTNSLAEDEKSEKCVVVPKTLRVDNPSEASRSPIWTTFGIHPYPKENISKGSVFETSETTNADSKGHFRDTPQILEAKTGSFYSLL; translated from the coding sequence ATGCTGGCAGTTCCAGGCTTTTGCACTCCAAGCCTTCCATTACAATTCGTCCCAGCCTCATGTTGGGGTTGTACGCCCGTATGGACTTCTACCGGTACTGGGAATTTAACTGTTGTTCCTTCCGATGTCTGTGCATCTCAAACATCCACCTGCCCCACGAGCTCATCGCCTACACTTGGCAAGCATTTGAGAGATACAAACAGCTTAGCAGAGGATGAGAAGTCAGAGAAATGCGTGGTGGTTCCAAAGACGTTACGAGTGGATAACCCAAGCGAGGCTTCAAGGAGTCCTATATGGACCACATTTGGAATTCATCCATATCCAAAGGAAAACATTTCGAAAGGTAGTGTTTTTGAAACTTCAGAAACTACTAATGCAGATAGCAAAGGTCATTTTAGGGATACTCCTCAAATTTTGGAAGCAAAAACTGGAAGCTTTTATTCTCTTTTATAG
- the LOC103486916 gene encoding protein SRC1, whose protein sequence is MSGFIEKIGEKLHIGGDHKGEHHDAHKGEHHDEHKKHEKKEEHHGEGHKEGIIEKIKDKIHGGDGHHDEKGEKKKKEKKKKGEHGHEHHGGDSSSDSDSD, encoded by the coding sequence ATGTCGGGATTCATCGAGAAAATTGGCGAGAAGCTCCACATTGGAGGCGATCACAAGGGAGAGCACCACGACGCTCACAAGGGTGAGCATCACGACGAACACAAGAAGCACGAGAAGAAAGAGGAGCACCATGGAGAAGGGCACAAGGAAGGGATAATTGAGAAGATCAAGGATAAGATCCATGGGGGGGATGGTCATCATGACGAGAaaggggagaagaagaagaaggagaagaagaagaagggtgaGCACGGCCACGAACACCACGGCGGAGATAGCAGCAGCGATAGCGATAGCGATTGA
- the LOC107990607 gene encoding protein PXR1-like produces MAGIMKKIKETVQSHKKQHDGENGAEGGGIVEKMKEKIHGYKEKNKEKKKQRKERKEKKEKEKEKKAKEKAEEDGGESSDGDSDDSGGGSD; encoded by the coding sequence atggCAGGAATAATGAAGAAGATCAAAGAAACAGTGCAGAGCCATAAGAAGCAACACGATGGGGAGAATGGAGCTGAAGGAGGTGGGATTGTGGAGAAGATGAAGGAGAAGATCCATGGTTAcaaagagaaaaacaaagagaagaagaagcaaaGGAAGGAGAGgaaggagaaaaaagaaaaagagaaggagAAAAAAGCCAAAGAAAAAGCAGAAGAAGATGGTGGCGAAAGCAGCGATGGCGATAGCGACGACAGTGGCGGTGGGAGCGACTAA